From Synechococcales cyanobacterium T60_A2020_003, one genomic window encodes:
- a CDS encoding AAA family ATPase: MSDLFKGFEQLLELAKLLEEKAESGELKTNVQINTSPLSSIPRSRPDIGTSWIRTNSPKTEPSPNRSEPDNVIIPPPPAGSGDDSDESSGSLDNVSLKDVGGLADVLRELRELVEIPLKRPDLLKKLGLEPPRGVLLIGPLGTGKTLTARALADELGANYIAIVGPEVMGKYYGEAESRLRSIFEKASKSAPCLVFIDEIDSLAPDRSKVEGEVEKRLVAQLLSLMDGFAKTNGVIVLAATNRPDHLDPALRRPGRFDREVHFRVPDRDGRLEILTILTRDMPLEDVDLGAIADLCVGLVGADLKAICQKAAYSALRRQVSSLSAPIPDNLTIAHSDFLQAIKEVKPAVLRSVEVESPHIDWADIGGLDTVKQTLQESVEGVLLYPELYEQTKAKAPKGILLWGPPGTGKTLLAKAVASQARANFIAVNGPELLSRWVGAAEQAVRELFTKARQAAPCVVFVDEIDTLAPARGKFVGDSGVSDRVVGQLLTELDGLHACPNVILVGATNRPDALDPALLRAGRLDIQLKVDLPDEDGRLAILTVHNQDRPLRDVDLAIWAAQTEGWNGADLSLLSNQAALEAIRRYRAGDQTDPTTIEITNLDFELAHQALVLQKQSI, translated from the coding sequence ATGAGTGATTTATTCAAAGGTTTTGAACAACTGCTGGAACTTGCCAAGCTACTGGAAGAAAAGGCCGAAAGTGGGGAACTGAAAACCAATGTCCAGATCAATACCAGTCCCCTGAGCAGCATTCCCCGCAGTCGCCCCGACATTGGCACCAGCTGGATTCGGACGAATAGTCCCAAAACTGAACCGTCGCCGAACCGTTCTGAGCCGGACAATGTGATCATTCCCCCCCCTCCGGCAGGTTCGGGCGACGACTCGGATGAGAGCAGCGGGTCGTTAGATAATGTATCTCTGAAAGACGTAGGTGGATTGGCGGACGTGCTGCGGGAGTTGCGGGAACTGGTGGAAATTCCGCTGAAACGTCCCGATTTGCTAAAAAAATTAGGTTTAGAACCACCCAGAGGCGTGCTGCTGATTGGCCCACTGGGAACGGGGAAAACCCTGACTGCCCGTGCCCTAGCCGATGAGCTGGGCGCAAACTATATTGCGATCGTTGGCCCTGAAGTGATGGGCAAATACTACGGGGAAGCTGAATCGCGCCTCCGCAGCATTTTTGAAAAGGCCAGCAAGTCGGCTCCCTGTCTGGTGTTTATTGACGAGATTGACAGCCTTGCCCCCGATCGCTCGAAAGTAGAAGGGGAGGTGGAGAAACGCTTAGTTGCCCAGCTTTTGAGTTTGATGGATGGCTTTGCCAAGACGAATGGCGTGATTGTGCTGGCAGCCACCAACCGACCCGACCACCTCGATCCCGCCCTGCGGCGTCCGGGACGGTTTGACCGCGAAGTTCACTTCCGTGTGCCCGATCGGGATGGTCGCCTAGAGATTTTGACTATCCTAACCCGCGATATGCCCTTAGAGGATGTGGACTTGGGGGCGATCGCCGATCTCTGTGTGGGGTTAGTGGGTGCCGATCTGAAAGCCATCTGTCAAAAAGCGGCCTACAGCGCTCTGCGGCGGCAGGTGTCGTCCCTATCTGCCCCGATCCCCGATAATCTCACGATCGCCCACTCTGACTTTCTCCAGGCCATCAAAGAAGTCAAGCCAGCGGTATTGCGATCGGTGGAGGTGGAATCGCCCCATATCGACTGGGCAGACATCGGTGGCCTCGATACGGTGAAACAAACGCTCCAGGAATCGGTGGAAGGGGTGTTACTCTATCCCGAACTTTACGAGCAGACGAAAGCTAAAGCACCTAAGGGCATCCTCCTCTGGGGGCCTCCAGGTACGGGTAAGACTCTGCTGGCAAAAGCGGTGGCGTCTCAGGCGCGAGCAAACTTTATTGCGGTGAACGGCCCTGAATTGCTGTCTCGGTGGGTTGGTGCAGCGGAACAGGCCGTCCGCGAACTGTTCACCAAGGCGCGGCAGGCGGCTCCCTGCGTGGTGTTTGTGGATGAAATTGATACCCTAGCTCCGGCACGGGGTAAGTTTGTGGGGGATTCGGGGGTGAGTGATCGCGTCGTGGGTCAACTCTTAACCGAACTGGACGGACTGCACGCCTGCCCAAATGTGATCCTGGTAGGAGCCACCAACCGACCTGATGCTCTCGATCCCGCCTTGCTCCGAGCTGGACGCCTCGACATTCAGCTTAAGGTAGACCTACCCGACGAGGATGGACGGTTGGCGATCCTCACGGTTCACAATCAGGATCGTCCGCTCAGGGATGTTGATCTGGCAATCTGGGCAGCCCAAACGGAAGGGTGGAACGGAGCAGATCTCTCGCTACTCAGCAATCAGGCTGCTCTGGAAGCGATTCGTCGCTACCGTGCCGGAGACCAAACCGATCCCACCACCATCGAAATCACGAACCTGGATTTCGAACTTGCCCATCAGGCATTGGTGCTGCAAAAACAGTCGATCTAA
- a CDS encoding CTP synthase, whose protein sequence is MTKFVFVTGGVVSSIGKGIVAASLGRLLKSRDYSVSILKLDPYINVDPGTMSPFQHGEVFVTEDGAETDLDLGHYERFTDTSMSRLNSVTTGSIYQAVLNKERRGDYQGGTVQVIPHITNEIKERILRVAHNTNPDVVITEIGGTVGDIESLPFLEAIRQFRKAVGRKDVLYMHVTLLPWIAAAGEMKTKPTQHSVKELRSIGIQPDILICRCDRALQPGLKDKLSEFCDVPVECVITSQDAGSIYEVPLVLEQEGLAHQVLDLLHLPQREPNLSQWQTLVERMYQPGRPLEMAIVGKYVRLNDAYLSVVEALRHAAIASGASLNIRWINSEDIIPESVHTILGGIDGIVVPGGFGNRGIEGKVLAIRYAREQRIPFLGLCLGMQCSVIEWAQNVAHLDANSAEFDEHTPNPVIHLLPEQQDVVDLGGTMRLGLYPCRIAPNSLADRMYQQEVVYERHRHRYEFNNAYRNLFIESGYQISGTSPDGRLVEIVELPDHPYFIATQFHPEFQSRPSKPHPLFLGVVEAAIAQKHGPVPEAVLEASM, encoded by the coding sequence ATGACGAAATTTGTATTTGTAACGGGTGGCGTTGTGTCCAGTATCGGCAAAGGGATTGTTGCCGCTAGCCTAGGACGCCTACTGAAATCCAGAGATTACTCGGTATCCATCCTAAAGCTCGATCCCTACATTAACGTTGATCCGGGCACGATGAGTCCGTTTCAGCATGGGGAAGTCTTTGTGACCGAAGACGGAGCCGAAACCGACCTCGACCTGGGGCACTACGAGCGCTTTACCGACACCTCCATGTCGCGCCTAAACAGTGTCACCACCGGATCGATCTACCAGGCCGTACTCAACAAAGAGCGGCGCGGCGATTACCAGGGTGGCACGGTGCAGGTGATCCCCCACATCACCAATGAAATTAAGGAACGGATCTTGCGGGTGGCGCACAACACCAATCCCGATGTCGTGATCACGGAAATTGGCGGCACGGTGGGAGATATTGAGTCTTTGCCATTTTTGGAAGCGATTCGCCAGTTCCGCAAAGCCGTGGGACGCAAAGATGTGCTGTACATGCACGTTACCCTCCTGCCCTGGATTGCGGCGGCGGGAGAGATGAAAACCAAGCCCACCCAGCACTCGGTTAAGGAACTGCGCTCTATTGGTATCCAGCCCGATATCCTAATCTGTCGGTGCGATCGCGCCCTTCAACCTGGGTTAAAAGATAAGCTTTCCGAATTCTGCGATGTGCCTGTGGAGTGCGTGATTACCTCCCAGGATGCGGGCAGCATTTACGAAGTGCCGCTGGTGTTGGAACAGGAGGGCTTAGCCCACCAAGTTTTAGATTTACTGCACCTGCCCCAACGGGAACCCAACCTCAGCCAGTGGCAAACCCTCGTCGAGCGCATGTATCAACCCGGACGACCATTAGAAATGGCGATCGTTGGGAAATATGTGCGGTTGAACGATGCCTATCTCTCCGTTGTGGAAGCCTTGCGCCATGCGGCGATCGCCAGTGGAGCCAGTCTCAACATCCGCTGGATCAACTCGGAGGACATTATCCCGGAATCAGTTCACACGATCCTGGGCGGCATTGATGGCATTGTTGTCCCTGGTGGTTTTGGCAATCGCGGGATTGAGGGCAAGGTGCTGGCAATCCGCTATGCCCGTGAACAGCGCATTCCCTTCCTGGGGCTGTGTTTGGGAATGCAGTGTTCCGTGATTGAATGGGCGCAAAACGTAGCCCATCTAGACGCGAACAGCGCTGAGTTTGATGAGCATACGCCCAATCCCGTGATCCACCTCCTACCCGAACAGCAAGACGTGGTAGATCTGGGCGGCACGATGCGCCTAGGGCTGTACCCCTGTCGGATTGCCCCCAATTCCCTCGCAGACCGGATGTATCAGCAAGAGGTCGTGTACGAACGGCATCGTCACCGCTATGAGTTCAACAACGCCTATCGCAATCTGTTTATCGAAAGCGGTTATCAAATCAGCGGTACGTCCCCTGATGGTCGCTTGGTGGAAATTGTGGAACTGCCGGATCATCCCTATTTCATTGCAACTCAGTTCCATCCTGAATTCCAGTCTCGCCCTAGTAAGCCCCATCCGCTGTTTTTGGGTGTCGTAGAAGCGGCGATCGCCCAGAAGCATGGCCCAGTGCCGGAGGCTGTTTTGGAGGCGTCGATGTAG
- a CDS encoding Spx/MgsR family RNA polymerase-binding regulatory protein, producing the protein MALQVYGIPSCGTCKKALTWLDQNKIGYEFVNTKDNLPTKSMIQAWVEALGSKPMRNTSGQSYRAIGEEKQTWSDEQWVIAFAKDAMLLKRPLFVKDGKAVAVGFRDPDVVRKAIAP; encoded by the coding sequence ATGGCACTGCAAGTTTATGGAATTCCGAGCTGCGGAACCTGCAAAAAAGCACTGACCTGGTTGGATCAAAACAAGATTGGGTATGAGTTTGTCAACACCAAGGACAACCTACCGACGAAATCGATGATCCAAGCTTGGGTAGAAGCGTTGGGATCGAAACCAATGCGAAATACGTCTGGTCAGTCCTATCGGGCGATTGGTGAGGAAAAGCAAACCTGGAGCGATGAGCAGTGGGTTATAGCCTTCGCTAAAGATGCGATGTTGTTGAAGCGTCCGCTGTTTGTGAAGGATGGCAAGGCGGTGGCGGTTGGATTCCGGGATCCGGATGTGGTGCGGAAGGCGATCGCGCCTTAA
- a CDS encoding DUF2237 domain-containing protein: MSDARNVLGQPLEICCTSPMTGFYRDGTCNTGGGDFGAHVVCAQMTAEFLEYTRSQGNDLSTPMPAFNFPGLKPGDRWCLCASRWKEALDAGVAPPVVLDSTHALALEYVTLEELKQHAI; the protein is encoded by the coding sequence ATGAGCGATGCCAGAAATGTTTTAGGCCAACCTCTCGAAATTTGCTGCACGTCGCCGATGACTGGGTTTTACCGAGATGGAACCTGCAATACGGGGGGAGGGGACTTTGGCGCACATGTGGTTTGCGCTCAGATGACAGCAGAGTTTTTGGAGTACACCCGTTCTCAGGGCAATGATTTGAGTACGCCGATGCCTGCCTTTAATTTTCCGGGACTAAAACCGGGCGATCGCTGGTGTTTGTGTGCGTCTCGCTGGAAGGAGGCGTTGGATGCGGGGGTTGCGCCTCCGGTGGTGCTGGACTCGACCCATGCGCTGGCGTTGGAGTATGTGACGTTGGAGGAGTTGAAGCAGCACGCGATTTAG